The genomic region AAGTGCGACTCCGGTTCATCCGCCTCGGCGAAGAACACAGCGCTGGAGAAGAGGATGACTccgatgaagaggaagaagatgagcaAGCCCAGCTCCCGCATGCTGGCTTTGAGAGTTTGCCCCAAAATCTGCAAACCCTTGGAGTGTCTGGAAAGCTTGAAGATGCGGAAGACGCGCACCAGGCGGATTACGCGCAGGATGGCCAGGGACATGGCCTGCTGCCCGTTCTGGTGCTCCTGACCCTGCTGCTCCGCCAGCTCCGTGCACACCGTGATGAAGTACGGCATGATGGACATGATGTCGATGATGTTCATCACCGTCTTGGAGAACTCGGACTTGCTGGGGCAGGCGAAGAAGCGCACAAACAGCTCAAAGGTGAACCAGATTACGCACGTGGTCTCTATGATGAAGAAGGGGTCCGTGAAGGTGAGAGAGGGCCGGGGAGCGGTGCTGTTGTCCGGCCGGCTGGTGACCGGAAGCTCCCTCTCGTCCCGGAACTCTGGAAGGGTCTCCAGGCAGAAAGTGATGATGGAAATGGTGATGACAATAACGGAGACGATGGCAATGCCCCGCGCGGGCATGGAGCTCTCCGGGTACTCGAATATGAGCCAGACCTGCTTCTGGAACTCGTTCTGAGGCAGcggcttctcctcctccttgaTAAACCCCTCATCCTCTCTGAACCTCTCCATGGCCTCCTCCCCGAGCTGATAAAACCGGATCTCATCCGCAAACACATCGATGGACACGTTCACGGGTCTCCGGATCTTCCCCCCGGACTGATAGAAATATAAAATCCCGTCAAAGCTCGGTCTGTTCCGGTCGAAAAAGTACTCGTTCCGCAGTGGGTCAAAGTACTTAATCCTCTTGGTGGGGTCTCCAAGCAAGGTGTCCGGGAACTGGTTCAGGGTGCCCAGCTGGGTCTCGTACCTGAGCCCCGCAATGTTGATGAGCACCCTCTCGTTGCTCTCCGTGTCCATGTCCAGGTCCAGCAGGTCCTCATCGAACAGATGGGGACTGTGGTCCGCGCGTAAAAGCGCATCCATGGCGTTCTCGCTGCAGCCGAAGGTGTTGTTCATGTCGTTGATCTTCCAGGAGCTGTGCTGCtgatggaggagctgaggaggaagaggagggtggtTCTGCTGCTTAGTGTTCAGCTCCTTTCCGTAGTCCTCTCCGAGTCCAGTCTGCACGAACTGAGGGACATCCAGCGCGTTCCGGCAGCTCTCCTCGGCATTGTGTCCGCCGCCTCCACCGCTCCCTTTCGCGCCGCCGTTCTCAAAGCTCACCAAAGCGATCTCCATTCCGCAGCCATCCACCGTTAACGCGCGTAAAACCACGGAGACTTGTTGAGCCGCGGCGGCGCGGACATCATCGAGGCAGCGAAGTTAAAGATCGACAGGGAAAGgaggaaagtaaaaaaaaacccgGACGGATGGAGCTCCTGTTTACATGTATGATCTGCTGGACGGAGTGAATACTAAAGAGCGGAGCAGAAGGACCCGGATGAGAGGCTGGAATGATTACTCCTGACGTCAAAAGTGCTGTTCAGACCGTTTAGCTGCCTCTGAAAATGTCTGTGGATGTGAGACAAGCTGTCATCCTAGCTCCCCCCctcaccatctctctctctctctctctctctctctctctctctctctctctctctctctctctctctctctctctctgggggcGGGGACGCGCATGTTCATTCCCCTTGTTTTTTATAGCAACAAAGTGCGCGCACTGGCTGCACTTAACTCTGATTTTGGGTCattttatgcaaacaaatgaCCCAAAAGTGACAAATGTAACACTAAGACATTCAGATTCacaatttgcttttctttttgactTATTTTGAGTCCCAGATAATGTAATTAATGTATGTTATTTGTCCTGTTTCTACTTCGAAATCacagaaataaaagacaaaacatacTTTAGAgttcttctgtttgtttctggtgtgtaatgtgtattttatatctcttgtttttctcttattttacaTGTTGATCACCTTTACTGTAGTAATGCATGCCTGGAttcaccaaagcaaattccttgttaAAACCTACTTTGCAATAAACTGAACTTAGATTTCCTTTCACGGCTCACCAGCAGCAGATAAAGGGTTAAGGTCTCAGTTTGTATACAGAAATGGGTTTAATAAGTtttataaaatgatgttttcaCCGTAAACAGTCTCAGTTTTTCTCAGTAGCATATTTAAGCCAATATGTGATGAAGTATGGGAGATACTATGGCTCAAAGCAAAAATCATCAATCGGCAGAagaaaaaaggttaaaacaaagaaatatttgtttatatttgaataaaacaccAGGAAAAGATcaatactgtacatacatattaaataatcaGAAACAGTCAAACAAATaggatttaaatgtattttaaatgtctcaaatctcttttaaaaaacaataaataacaagcAAAAATAAGTGTAATATTTAAAGTGATATActgtgtctcttcctgtctctcttatATAACCCCCCCTTAATGCACATGAGTCCATCTCCCTCAGCACAAAGAGCTGCTTCCACATGAAGACTCCCTTTGACTCCCATGGATCCTCCGTTCTCctctttgtctcctctcctccgaCCCCGGGGCCAAACTCATCCGGATGCTTCCTCGCTGCCTTTAGAGGAGATGGACCGCTCCTTTctttacatataaaacacacacatgtacagaacacacacacatggagtcATGCCTCTCTGAGATATAAAGACTCCCTGTCCTCACTGACATTCTCCCTCTGAAAACATGCTTTAGATTTAGATTGTATTAATTAAATATCCCAAATACGGCAGATGAAATG from Eleginops maclovinus isolate JMC-PN-2008 ecotype Puerto Natales chromosome 17, JC_Emac_rtc_rv5, whole genome shotgun sequence harbors:
- the LOC134879138 gene encoding LOW QUALITY PROTEIN: potassium voltage-gated channel subfamily A member 1 (The sequence of the model RefSeq protein was modified relative to this genomic sequence to represent the inferred CDS: deleted 1 base in 1 codon), which produces MEIALVSFENGGAKGSGGGGGHNAEESCRNALDVPQFVQTGLGEDYGKELNTKQQNHPPLPPQLLHQQHSSWKINDMNNTFGCSENAMDALLRADHSPHLFDEDLLDLDMDTESNERVLINIAGLRYETQLGTLNQFPDTLLGDPTKRIKYFDPLRNEYFFDRNRPSFDGILYFYQSGGKIRRPVNVSIDVFADEIRFYQLGEEAMERFREDEGFIKEEEKPLPQNEFQKQVWLIFEYPESSMPARGIAIVSVIVITISIITFCLETLPEFRDERELPVTSRPDNSTAPRPSLTFTDPFFIIETTCVIWFTFELFVRFFACPSKSEFSKTVMNIIDIMSIMPYFITVCTELAEQQGQEHQNGQQAMSLAILRVIRLVRVFRIFKLSRHSKGLQILGQTLKASMRELGLLIFFLFIGVILFSSAVFFAEADEPESHFSSIPDAFWWAVVTMTTVGYGDMRPVTVGGKIVGSLCAIAGVLTIALPVPVIVSNFNYFYHRETDQDQSSLKDEPNSGRASPELKRKGSKSSTKSQQDAENDAGTSPGEKANIKANSSMDFKRSLYAFCLDTRETDL